One window of the Ictidomys tridecemlineatus isolate mIctTri1 chromosome 11, mIctTri1.hap1, whole genome shotgun sequence genome contains the following:
- the LOC144368652 gene encoding zinc finger and BTB domain-containing protein 6-like produces the protein MAAESDVLHFQFEQQGDVVLQKMNLLRQQNLFCDVSIYINDTEFQGHKVILAACSTFMRDQFLLTQSKHVRITILQSAEVGRKLLLSCYTGALEVKRKELLKYLTAASYLQMVHIVEKCTEALSKYLEIDLSMKNNNQHADLCHSSDPDVKNEEESSDKDCEIIEISEDSPINIDFHVKQEEDNVLQTTVESLTSERKEMKSPELSPIDVGFKDNEICILHVESISTASGENGQFSQPCTSSKASLYLSETQHSLINSTVESRVAEVPENQGQGLFCENTDESHGTASEIQNLEESYSLRHQCPRCPRGFPRTGHQMPKSGLAQIRSHLSKRN, from the coding sequence ATGGCTGCTGAGTCTGATGTTTTGCACTTCCAGTTTGAACAGCAAGGAGATGTGGTCTTGCAGAAAATGAATCTCTTGAGGCAGCAGAATTTATTTTGTGATGTATCAATTTATATTAATGACACTGAGTTCCAGGGGCACAAGGTGATATTGGCTGCTTGTTCCACTTTTATGAGAGATCAGTTTTTACTCACACAATCAAAACATGTCAGAATCACCATTCTGCAAAGTGCAGAAGTTGGCAGAAAATTGTTGCTCTCTTGCTACACTGGAGCACTTGAAGTAAAAAGGAAAgagcttttgaaatatttgactGCTGCCAGTTACCTTCAGATGGTTCACATTGTGGAAAAGTGCACAGAAGCTTTGTCAAAGTATCTGGAAATTGATCTAtctatgaaaaacaacaaccaacacGCTGACCTGTGTCACTCTTCTGATCCAGATGTtaagaatgaagaagaaagttCTGATAAGGACTGTGAGATAATTGAAATTTCAGAAGATAGCCCTATAAACATAGATTTCCATGTTAAACAAGAGGAAGACAATGTGTTACAGACCACAGTAGAAAGCTTGAcatcagagagaaaggaaatgaagtcaccAGAGCTATCCCCAATAGATGTGGGTTTTAAAGACAATGAAATTTGTATCCTTCATGTAGAATCTATCAGTACAGCTAGTGGAGAAAATGGGCAGTTTTCACAGCCTTGTACCTCATCAAAAGCAAGCCTGTATTTGTCTGAAACACAGCATTCATTGATTAATTCTACAGTGGAGAGCAGAGTAGCAGAAGTTCCTGAGAATCAAGGTCAGGGTTTATTTTGTGAGAATACTGATGAAAGTCATGGTACAGCAAGTGAGATTCAGAACCTAGAGGAGAGTTATTCACTGAGGCACCAGTGTCCTAGGTGTCCACGAGGgtttccccgtacgggccaccaaatgccgaagtctggcttggcacaaatcaggagccacttgtcaaaaagaaactaa
- the LOC144367770 gene encoding intelectin-1a-like, whose amino-acid sequence MTQLGFLLFLIVASRGCSAAVGNAVSKELTWSSLYASLPRSCKEIKEKCFNADDGLYLLRAKNGAIYQTFCDMTSAGGGWTLVASVHENNMAGKCTVGDRWSSQQGNRADYPEGDGNWANYNTFGSAEAATSDDYKNPGYYDIQAADLGIWHVPNKSPMENWRNSSLLRYRTTTGFFQHLEHNLFGLYQKYPVKYGLGNCLNDNGPAIPVVYDFGDAQKTASYYSPIGQTEFVAGFVQFRVFNNERAANALCAGMRVTGCNTEHHCIGGGGFFPEGNPIQCGDFSSFDWNGHGTHVGYSSSREITEAAVLLFYR is encoded by the exons ATGACCCAACTCGGCTTCCTGCTGTTTCTCATTGTGGCCAGCAGAGGATGCAGTGCTG CTGTGGGCAATGCTGTTTCCAAGGAATTGACCTGGTCTTCACTGTATGCATCTCTGCCTAGAAGctgcaaagaaatcaaagagaaatgcTTTAATGCAGATG ATGGCCTGTATCTCCTCCGGGCCAAGAATGGTGCCATCTACCAGACCTTCTGTGACATGACCTCTGCGGGTGGTGGCTGGACCCTGGTGGCCAGTGTGCACGAGAACAACATGGCTGGGAAGTGCACGGTGGGCGATCGGTGGTCCAGCCAGCAGGGCAACAGAGCAGACTACCCAGAGGGGGACGGCAACTGGGCCAATTACAACACCTTCGGGTCTGCAGAGGCGGCCACCAGTGACGACTACAAG AACCCTGGCTACTATGACATCCAGGCTGCGGACCTGGGCATCTGGCATGTGCCCAACAAGAGCCCCATGGAGAACTGGCGGAACAGCTCTCTATTGAGGTACCGCACCACGACTGGCTTCTTCCAGCATCTGGAACATAATCTGTTTGGCCTGTACCAG AAATACCCAGTGAAGTATGGATTAGGGAACTGTTTGAATGACAATGGCCCAGCAATACCTGTGGTCTACGACTTTGGTGATGCTCAGAAGACCGCATCTTACTACTCACCTATTGGTCAAA CGGAATTTGTTGCAGGGTTTGTCCAGTTCCGGGTGTTTAATAATGAGAGAGCAGCCAACGCTCTGTGTGCTGGGATGAGAGTCACTGGCTGCAACACGGAGCAC CACTGCATTGGTGGAGGAGGATTCTTCCCAGAGGGTAATCCCATCCAGTGTGGAGACTTCTCTTCTTTCGACTGGAATGGACATGGAACTCATGTTGGTTACAGCAGCAGCCGGGAGATAACAGAGGCAGCTGTGCTTCTCTTCTATCGTTG